GCCGATGTCCTTACCCTGACCCGCCAAGACCCTTCTTTAAAAGAGAAATTGTGCTCCTGTTCGCCGGCCATCCGCGCGCAGGTCGTCTACGCGATCAAGGTTGAAATGGCCCGCACTGTTGAGGACGTGTTTGAGCGCCGCCTTGGTCTTGTCTATACGGATTGTCCCACCCGCCAATGCCGTTTGACCATTGAAGAAATGTTAAGGGACACATGACCCGCGACGAAGCGTTCAAACGTTTAGTTTCTGCCGTCGGTAAACGCGCGTCTTTAAGGAAGACCACCGACGCTATACGCCTGGTCAATGGCGCGGGCGATGGCTTGCCGGGACTGACTCTGGAACAGTACAGTGCGCATTTTTGCGCCCATATTTTTGAGACGGCGTGGTTAAAGCGCGCCGACTGGCTGCGGGATTTTCTGTCGGACCATTTTCCTTGCGAGTATTTTATTTTAAAGGACCGCAGTGCCTCTGCCGCCGCGACGCCGGATGCATTTAAAGTATATGTGATCGTTGATAGAGACGGGCCCCGGACCATTGTCAGGGAACGGGGCGTCCAATTCCATGTGGACCTGAATGATACGTTAAACACAGGATTGTTTTTGGACATGCGCGCCAATCGCTGCCTCGTCGCCGGGCTGGCCAAAGGCAAGCGGCTGCTGAACACCTTCGCGTACACCTGTTCTTTCGGCGTGCATGCCCGCGCGTCCGGCGCTGCCGCTGTCGTCAACGTGGATGTCAGCAAGAAAGTCCTCGAACGCGGCCGGGCCAATGACGCTCTCAACGGTTTAACCCCGGCATCAGGAGAATTCGTGCGCGCGGATGCCGTGCGTTATTGCGAACGTCTGGCCAAACGGGGGGAGCGCTTTGATGTCATTGTCCTGGATCCGCCGTCTTTTGCCCGCCATGAGGGCAAGGCCTTTCAGGTCAAAAAAGACATGCCGCGTTTGGTTGAGGCGGCGCTTGGGGTCTTGGGTCCCGGCGGATATCTTTTTGTTTCCACCAACTGCAGCGCCCTGACCTATGCGGACCTGACGAAATATGTTAAAATAGCCGCCGTATCCCGTGGTTTGAAGGTTAAGGGGATGAGGGCCTTGGGCCAGGACAAGGATTTTCCGGGAAGCGGCACAAGCAAAGAGAGCCATCTGGCAGCCGCCCTGGTTTCATTCACATAGACAAGGAGCCGTCATGAACAAGAAGGTCATCAAAACCGATAAAGTATCGCTGCCGGTGGGGCCGTACAATCAGGCGGTAGCCATCGGCGGTCTCGTTTATACTGCCGGACAGATCCCGTTGGATAAACAGGGCAACATGGTTCCCGGCGGCATCAAGGAACAGACCGAACAGGTCATTCAGAATTTGATCGCGGTCTTGGGCACAGCCGGGTCGTCGCTGGATAAGGTGGTCAAGGCCACCGTGTTCCTCAAAGACCTCAATGATTTTGCCGGCATGAACGAGGTGTACGCCAAATATTTCAAGGCCGCCATTGCGCCGGCGCGCAGTACCCTTCAGGTTTCCCGCATCCCCAAGGACTCGCTCGTCGAGATCGAAGTTGTAGCGCAGATTCAATAAAGGTAGCACCTGCCTTCTTTCAAGAAGGCAGGTGCTAACTTTATCCCTTTATCCATGCTTGACATTCGGCGGTCAATTGTCTATATTGTGACGTTATCCCACAAATATATGGGGACACAATACTTAATTCTTGCCATGTATTTAGCTGGGAATTAAGTTTTGTGTCCCCAACCATGTATGACAGAAGCCATCCTATATCTGCAAGACGGCGCGGCTTTTCGGGGGCATGTTTTAGGGCAAACCGGAGAAACCGCGGGAGAGGCCGTTTTTAACACGGCGATGACCGGGTATCAGGAAATTCTCACCGACCCTTCTTATACCGGCCAGATCGTCGTGATGACCTATCCCCTCATCGGAAATACCGGCGTCAATAACGACGACGTGGAAAGCGACAAGATCCACGTCAAAGGGTTCGTGGCCAAAGAATTCTGCCGCAGGCCCTCCAACTGGCGCGCCACCAGGTCCCTGACCGAATACCTCAACCAGAACCCGATCATCGCGAGGGAAGGTGTCGACACCCGCGCCTTGACCCGCCATTTGCGCATGGCCGGCGCCATGAAAGCGATCATTTCAACGGAGGATTTTGATCCTAAAAGTTTGCAGGCAAAACTCGATGCCTTGCCGTCCATGGAAGGCGCGGATCTTGTGCGCGGCGTCACGACGCCCAAAAAATACGTGTGGAAGGCCAAAGGTCCCCGCCGCTATAAGATCGCGGCCATTGACTGCGGCATCAAATGGAACATTTTGCGCATCTTCGCGGACTTAGGATGCGAAACCCATGTTTTTCCGGCGACCGCAACGATCAAAGACATTTTGGCCATCAAACCCGACGGGCTTTTTCTCTCCAACGGCCCCGGCGATCCGGCGGTCGTGACCTATGTGATCGACACCGTCAAACAAAGCATCGGCAAATTGCCGGTTTTCGGCATCTGTTTAGGCAACCAGATCCTGGGGCTCGCGCTGGGCGGAAAAACGTATAAATTGAAATTCGGTCATCACGGCGCCAATCATCCGGTCAAGGACCTTGAAGGCCAGCGCATCGGCATCACGTCGCAGAACCATGGTTTTTGCGTGGACACAAAAAGTTTGGACCCCGCCGAAGCCGAAATGATCCACGCCAATCTCAATGACCATACCGGCGAGGGCCTGCGCCACAAGAAATTCCCGGTTTTTTCCATTCAATACCACCCTGAAGCGGCGCCCGGCCCGCATGACGCGCGGTATTTGTTCAAACAATTTCTCGACATGATCGACGTCCATAAAAAGAATGCCTAAACGCACGGACATAAAGAAAATTTTGATCATCGGCGCGGGGCCCATCGTCATCGGCCAGGCGTGCGAGTTTGATTATTCCGGGTCCCAGGCCTGCAAAGCGCTCAAAGAAGAGGGCTTCAGCGTTGTTCTGGTCAATTCCAATCCCGCCACCATCATGACCGACCCTGGAATAGCGGATGCCACCTACATTGAACCATTGACCCCGGAATTCCTGGAATACATCATCCGCAAAGAGCGGCCCGACGCTATTTTACCAACCTTGGGCGGACAGACGGCGTTGAATTTAGCGATGCAATTGCACGAGCAGGGTATCCTGGAGAAATACGGGGTCCAAATGCTGGGCGCGAAACATGATGTGATCAAAAAAGCCGAAGACCGCAGTGAATTCAAGGCCGCGGCCCTCAAGGTCGGTCTTGACGTGCCCAAAAGTGTTTTTGCCCACAATTTGGAAGAAGCCAAGAAAGCGGTCAGCCAGATCGGCTTTCCCTGCATTGTCCGCCCGAGCTTCACCCTGGGCGGCACCGGCGGCGGGATCGCGCCTGACATGGAAGAATTTGAGCGCGTTGCGGCGCTGGGGATCGAGAGCAGTATGATCCACGAAATTCTCATTGAGGAGAGCATTGAGGGGTGGAAAGAATATGAACTGGAAGTCATGCGTGATGCCGCAGACAATGTGGTCATCATTTGTTCCATCGAGAATATGGACCCCATGGGCGTGCACACCGGGGACAGCATCACGGTTGCCCCGGTGCAGACCCTGACGGACGTGGAGTACCAGAACATGCGGGACGCTTCAATACGGCTCATCCGCGAGATCGGCGTTGAGACCGGCGGGTCCAACATCCAGTTCGCCGTTGATCCCAAGAACGGGCGCATGGTCGTCATTGAAATGAACCCGCGCGTGTCGCGTTCCTCGGCGCTGGCCAGCAAGGCCACGGGCTTTCCCATTGCCAAATTCGCCGCCAAACTGGCCGTGGGTTATACGCTTGATGAGATCCAAAACGACATCACCCGCGAGACCCCGGCGTGTTTTGAGCCGACCATTGATTATTGTGTGGTCAAGATCCCGCGTTTTACTTTTGAGAAATTCCCCGAAGCCAAGGACATCCTGGGCGTGCAGATGAAAAGCGTGGGGGAGACCATGGCCATCGGCCGCACCTTCAAAGAAGCCCTGCAAAAGGGCTTGAGGGGCCTGGAGATCGACCATGCCGGCCTGGACAACAAACAGGACTACCGTTACATCGAGGATGAAAAAATACGCCTGCGTTTGAAAGAGCCCAATGCCTCGCGCGTTTTTTACCTCAAATACGCTTTGCAAAAAAGCATCACCATCGACGAGGTGGCGGCCTTAAGCCGGATCGACGTGTGGTTCATTGACCAGATCGCCCAGATCCTGGAACTGGAGAATGAAATAAAGGCCGCGGTCACTGCGGGAGGGACATTGAATTCTTCGTTGTTGCGCCGCGCCAAAGCAAACGGGTTTTCCGACGCGCAATTGGCGGAACTGATGGACCGCAGTGAAAAAGATGTCCGGGCCCTGCGCAAGGAATTGGGCATCGTGGCCACGTTCAAACTGGTGGACACCTGTGCCGCGGAATTTGAGGCCTATACCCCGTATTATTATTCAACGTATGAGACCGAGGACGAGGCGCTTTTGAACGCACAAAAGCGGCTGGCCGAACAAGGGCCCCGAAAGAAGATCATGATCTTAGGCGGCGGCCCCAACCGCATCGGCCAGGGCATTGAATTTGATTATTGCTGCTGCCACGCGTCCTTCGCGCTCAAAGAGATGGGGTTTGAGACCATCATGGTCAATTCCAACCCGGAGACCGTTTCCACCGATTATGACACCTCCGACCGTTTGTATTTTGAGCCGCTGACCTTTGAGGACGTGATGAACGTGGTGGACGTGGAAAAACCCGACGGGGTCATTGTCCAGTTCGGCGGACAGACGCCGTTGAACCTGGCCCGGCGCCTGCAGCAGGCCGGGGTGCCCATCATCGGCACGTCCGTTGATTCCATCGATCTGGCGGAGAATCGCGAACGCTTCGCGGCGCTCATCAATGAATTGAAGATCGACCAGCCGGCCAATGCGTCGGCCACGACCAAGGAAGAGACCCTGGCCGCGGCGGGCTCGATCGGCTATCCGGTTTTGGTCAGGCCTTCTTATGTTTTGGGCGGGCGCGCCATGCGCATTGTTTATGATGAAGAATTCCTCAAGGCGTTTCTGGACGAGCTGCATAGCGTCTCGCGCGGGCACCCCGTGCTCATTGATAAATTTTTGGAAGACGCGCAGGAAGTGGACGTGGACGCGATCAGCGACGGCACAGATGTCTATGTGGCCGGGATCATGGAGCATATTGAGAACGCGGGCATCCATTCCGGGGACTCGGCCTGCGTGCTGCCGCCGCATACCTTGAGCGAAAACGTTGTGGCCGTCATCAAGGACCATACCGTGCGTTTGGCCAAGGTCCTTAACGTCATCGGCCTTTTGAACATACAGTTCGCGGTCAAGGGCGGCCGGGTCTATGTGCTGGAGGTCAATCCGCGCGCCTCGCGCACGGCGCCTTTTGTCAGCAAGGCCACCGGCGTGCCTTTGGCCAAGGTGGCCGCGCAGATCATGGCAGGCAAGAAACTGGGTGATTTTGACCTGCCCGACCCCGGCAAGTTAAAATACGTTTGTGTCAAGGAATCGGTGCTGCCGTTCAGCCGTTTTTCCGGCGTGGACATTATCCTTGGCCCGGAAATGAAAAGCACCGGCGAGGTCATGGGCATTGCCCCGACTTTTGGCGTGGCCTTTGCCAAGTCCCAAATTTGTGCCGGCCAGGCCCTGCCGCAGGTGGGGAGCGTTTTTATCAGCGTCAACGAAGCAGACAAACGCCAGGTCGCCGCCGTCGCCAGGAAGTTGGAAGGCCTGGGATTCAAACTTTTCGCGACCAGGGGCACGGCCGAAGTGTTGCGCGCCGACGGGGTCACGGTCACGGTCGCGGACAAGCATCACGAAGGGGAAAATAACGCGTTGACATTGCTCAAGAAAAATGAGATAAATTTAATCATCAATACTCCTTCTGGACCAAAAAGCCAGTCGGACATGCGCGCCATACGGGCGGCGGCCATTTTGCACAACATCCCCTGTATCACAACACTGCAGGGCGCCTGGGCCGCGGTCAACGGCATTGAAGCCGGCATCAAAGACGAATTCACCGTCGAATCACTGCAGAATCTTTATCGGCGCACAGGGACGACCCGCCGGGTCGCCCGTACGGTCGCAGGAGCAGGATAATTATGTGCGGCATTGTAGGCATCAGCCATCATAAAGAAGCGTCGCAAATGGCCTTTTTGGGCCTGTATGCCCTGCAGCACCGCGGGGAGGAATCCGCCGGCATCGTGACCTATGACGGCAAGGAAACCCATGTCATCAAGAAAATGGGCCTGGCGGTGGACAATTTTGACGAGAGCACGATCGGGAAATTGAAAGGCCATGTGGCCATCGCCCACACGCGCTATTCCACGACGGGCGCCTCGGCGGCCAAGAACGTACAGCCCATCGTGGTCACTCACCGCAAGAAACCCATGGCCATCGCCCATAACGGGAATTTGACCAATACCGAGGAATTGTATTCCCGTCTGGAAGAAGAGGGGGCCATTTTCCAGACGTCCATGGATTCCGAGGTCATTGTCCACTTGCTGGCCAAGGCCCCCAATGGTGATCTGAAACAATGGTTTGTGAATGTTCTCTCGCAGTTGAAAGGCGCGTTCTCGCTGATCTTCCTCGTCGAGGACACCCTCATCGGCGCGCGCGATCCCCACGGATTTCGGCCGTTGTCGCTGGGGAAGTTGGGCGATGGGTATATTTTGGCCAGCGAAAGCTGCGCGTTCGACCTGATGAAAGCGGAATTCGTCCGCGAGATAGAGCCGGGTGAAGTGGTCATCATCAAGGGCAATAAGATTGAATCCGTGTTTTTGCCCGGCGCTAAAAAAGCCGTCAGGGCGCATTGCGTTTTTGAGAACATTTATTTTGCCCGTCCCGACAGCCATATTTTCGGCGACAACGTTTATCAGGTGCGCAAGCGCCTGGGCGCGCAATTGGCCAGGGAGCATCCGGCAAAAGCCGATTTTGTCATGGGCATCCCGGATTCAGGCAATTACGCGGCCCTGGGCTATGCCCAGGAATTGAAAATGCCCTTTGAGATCGGGATGATCCGCAACCATTACATCGGGCGCACCTTCATCCAGCCCACGCAATTTTTGCGTGAATTCCGGGTGCGCGTCAAACTCAATCCCATCCGGGAAATGATCAAGGGAAAAAGGATCATCGTGGTCGAAGATTCCATCGTGCGCGGAACCACGTCCCGCAACCGCATTGAAGAGATCCGCGAGGCTGGGGCCAAAGAGATCCATATGCGCATTTCCTGCCCGCCCATCATTTCCCCGTGTTTTTACGGCATTGATTTTCCCAGCACCAGGGAATTGATCGCGCACAACAAGTCAGTCCAGGAGATCGCGGATTTCATCAAGGTGGATTCCCTGGCTTATTTGAGTTTGGAGGGGATGATGTCGGTGATGAAGAACAAGGGGGACTTCTGCACGTCGTGTTTTACCGGCAAATATCCTCTGCATATCCCGCCCAACGCCGATAAATTGATGATGGAGAAACAGTGAGCAAATACATTTTTATCACCGGTGGAGTAGTTTCCAGTTTAGGCAAAGGTAAAAGGCTTGAGCAGTACTTTCTTGGTCGTCGGACACGGCAATCAATATGAGTAAATACATTTTTATCACCGGTGGTGTGGTGTCGAGCTTAGGAAAAGGCATTGCCGCGGCCTCCATCGGTAAACTGCTGGAGGCCCGGGGCCTGAAGGCCGCCATCATTAAATGCGACCCGTATTTGAACGTGGACCCGGGCACCATGAACCCTTACCAGCACGGCGAGGTGTATGTCACCGAGGACGGGGCCGAGACCGACCTGGACCTTGGCCACTACGAGCGTTTCTCCAACACGGTGTTGTCCAAGGACAGCAACATCACCGCGGGCAAGGTGTATTATGCGGTCATCACCAAGGAACGCCGCGGTGATTACCTGGGCAAGACGGTGCAGATCATCCCGCACATCACCGATGAGATCAAGGAACGCATCAAGAAGGTCTCCAAGGGCAATGACGTGGATGTCACCATCGTTGAGATCGGCGGCACCGTCGGGGACATTGAGAGCCTGCCGTTCCTGGAAGCCATCCGCCAGCTGCGCTGGGAATTGGGCGAAGGGTATGCCCTGAATATTCACGTCACCCTGCTGCCTTATATCAAGTCCGCCGGCGAACAGAAAACCAAACCCACCCAGCACAGCGTCGGGCGCCTGCGCGAGATCGGCATCATCCCGCAGATCCTGATGTGCCGCACCGAACGGCCCATTTCCCAGGACCAGAGGGAGAAGATAGCGCTGTTTTGCAACGTGGACGTGGAGGCCGTCATTGAGGCCATTGACGTCAAACACATTTATGAAGTTCCCGTGGCCTTGAAGAAACAAAAACTCGATGAGCTGATCCTCAAGAAACTCAACATCAAATTGCCGGACAAAGGGATCAAAAGCTGGGAAGAGGGCGTGGTCAAGCGCCTGCGCAGTCCCGCCAAAGAGGTCAGGATCGCGGTCGTGGGCAAATACATCACCCTGCAGGACGCGTACAAGTCCATTTATGAGGCGCTGGTGCACGGCGGCATCGCCAACAACGCGCGGGTGATCATCGTCAAGGTCGATTCCGAGGAACTGGAAAAGCATGACCCTAAAAAGATCCTGAAAGGCATCCAGGGGGTCTTGATCCCCGGGGGCTTTGGTTCGCGCGGTATTGAGGGAAAGATCAACGCCGTCGGGTATGTGCGCGAGAACAAGATCCCGTTTTTCGGGATCTGTTTGGGCATGCAGATCGCCACCATTGAATTCGCCCGCAACGTCTGCGACCTTAAGAACGCCAATTCGACGGAATTTGACAAACAAACGCCCCAGCCGGTCATCAGTTTGCTTGAAGAACAAAAGCAGGTGGAGAACATGGGGGCGTCCATGCGTCTGGGGGCCTATCCATGTTCCCTTGAGAAGGGGACCAACAGTTTTGAGGCCTATAAGACGTCAAAGATCTCCGAACGCCACCGGCACCGTTATGAGTTCAACAACCATTACCGCGTCCAGATGGAAGAGGCCGGCCTGGTGTTTGCCGGCATTAATCCGGAGCGGGACCTGGTGGAGATCATTGAGATCAAAGACCATCCCTGGTTCGTCGGCTGTCAATTCCATCCGGAATTCAAGTCCAAACCCGACGCGGCCCATCCTTTGTTCCGGGAATTTATCGCCGCGGCACTGAAGCAGACAAAGGGAGATAAATAAATATACGCGCGGGTGGCGGAATTGGTAGACGCGTACGTTTGAGGGGCGTATGCCGTAAGGCGTGAGGGTTCAATTCCCTCCCCGCGCATTTTTATCCACGCATTTTTTATGAAAAAACTCATTGAAGTTTCCGCAAGCATTCTCGCCGCTGATTTTGCCCATCTGGCGGACGAGATCAAGAAGAGCGAGGACGCCGGCGTGGACCGTTTCCACGTTGATGTCATGGACGGCCATTTTGTGCCGAATCTAACCATCGGCCCGGTCATCGTCGAGGCCGTGCGCAGGCACACGCGTTTGCCCGTGGAAGCGCACCTGATGATCGAGCATCCCTGGGACTACATCGAGGCCTACGTGAAAGCCGGGGCGGACATTATCCAGATCCAGGTTGAGTGTTACGTCGACAGCATTGACGCGGGCAAATTGCGCGCGGACTTAAAGAAGATCAGGTCTTTGGGGAAAAAGGCCCATATCGTCATCAACCCGGGCACGCCTTTGATCACTGATGTCCTGGGGGACTGCGACGGGGTCCTTGTTATGTCGGTCAACCCCGGTTACGCGGGCCAGAAGTTCATGCCCCAGGCGCTGCCGAAGATCGAACATTTAGCAAAGACCTTCCAAGGGGACATCGGTGTCGACGGGGGGATCAACGGGGACACGGCGCCTTTATGCGTCAAGGCCGGGGCGCGGGTGCTGATCACGGCGAGTTATTTGTACGGCTCCAAAGACCTTAAAGGGGTTGTGGCTGGTTTGAAAGCCCTGTAGGGATATGGTATATTTAAATTGCCTATGAAATTCACCCGTTCAAAAATCGGGCAGACCCTTCGACATGGCTCAGGGCAAACCGCGCTGGAATATCTGCTTTTATTCGGCATTGTGGCCGCGGCGGTTTTGGCCGCTTTCAGATATTTGCTTCCCCAAGCGCGCGATTCCTCCGAAGGGTATTACAATAATGTGACCCGCGTCATCATGGGGGAAAAACCCGATCCCATCGACGGTGGCTGGTGCGACTACTCAGCCTGTCCTCCCGGCGTCAGCCAGAAATTCCGCACCTGTCAATGCCCCGCGCCCGCCTTTGGCGGTAATGATTGCCCTGGCGGTCCCGGTGCCGGCCAAGCGCCCTGTCCCTAGGCCTTCCTCTGGTCGCGCACGTAGTTACTTCTATCTAAACTCTTTGCGTATTTTTTGAGTTCCGCGCCGATCTCGCCGATCTGGGCCACGTGGGTGATCTTTTGCCCGCGGTTGCTGACAATGCCGATGGAGATCGCGACGAAGGCGGCCCTGGTGGGATTGCCCTGGCGGTCCTTGCCTGTGATGAATTCGGCTTTGCGGTCCTTTTCATTGTAAAAGGCCGGGACCGCGGCGTCAAAGGCATCAATAACCTTCTGGCTGACCGCGTCCGCTTTTTCGTCGTCACAGATAAAAACAAAATCATCCCCGCCGATATGGCCCACAAACCCTTCTGCCCCGCACACTTGCCGGACGCTGTCAATGAGCACGCGGGCGGCGGTGCGGATGAGCTCGTCGCCGCGTTCAAACCCGTAGGCATCGTTGTAGATCTTGAATTTGTCCAGATCCGCGTATCCGACGGCGAACGTCTTGCCGGAATCGATGCGGTTTTGCAATTCTTCCATGATGGAAGAATTGCCCGGCAAATGGGTCAGCGGGCTGGCGTCCAAAGAACGGGAGGTGCGTTTGAGGATCATGCGGATGCGCGCCAGCAAGGTCTCGGGGTCGAAGGGTTTGATCAGGTAATCGTCGGCGCCGGATTCAATGCCGGTGACCATGTCCTTGGTCTCGCCTTTGCCGGTAAGCATGATGACCGGCAAATGCTGCAGGAGGATGTCCTTCCTTAAATTCCGGCAGAATTCCGGCCCGTTCATGACAGGCATCATATAGTCCGTGATGATGATGTCCGGCGCCTTGGCCTTGACCAATTCGAGGCCTTCCGTGCCGTTGTTGGCGGCAAAGACCGTGTAATGTTCGTTGAGGGTCAACTGCAGGACGTCCAGGATGTCGGGGTCATCGTCTATGACGAGGACCTTAGCTTTGCGCATCATTTTTGTTGGTCTCCCCCCATGTCGTCGTAGGCCTTTTGGGAAGCAGGCAGGGTGAAGGTGAACGTCGTCCCGACGCCCGGCTGGCTGTTGACCCATATTTTGCCATGATGGGCCTCGACGATGTTTTTGGCCAGGGCCAGCCCCAGTCCCGTGCCCTTGACGCTCTGGTTGATCTCATTTTCCACGCGGTAAAATTCGTCGAACAATTTTTTAAGGTCGTCTTCGGCGATGCCGATACCGGTGTCCGATACCGAAAAGGTGATGATCCCGCGCTTCAGGGCCGACGACGCCGCAACCGTGATGGTCCCTTTTTTGGGGGTGAACTTGATGGCGTTGCTCAGCAAATTGATGAAGATCCTTTCCGCCTGGGAAATGTCCACGTAGAATTCTTCGACGGCAAGGGGAATGTTGACGTTGAGCTGTATGTTTTTACCGCTGATCTGGGGGCTGAGCAGATCGACGATATTGTCCACGACCGAGCGCACGCTGTGCAGGGCGAATTTCATCTCGACCCTGCCGGATTCGATGCGCGCGATGTCCAGAAGATTGTTGATCAGGTTCACCAGGTTGTCCGAATGGGTGTTGATCTTGGCCAGGCGTTCCTTGACCGCCAGGGGGACCTCGCCGATCTTTCCGGTCATGAGGATGGAGGCGTATCCCTTGATGGAGGTCAGGGGCGTCCTCAATTCGTGGGACACCGCCGAGATGAATTCGGTTTTCTTTTGGCTGATCTCTTTGACCTGTTCCAAGGCCAGGGCCAATTGTTTGGTGCGTTCTTTGACCTTGAGTTCCAGTTCCTGGCTGGAGCGGAACACTTTTTCGAACAGTTGGGCGTTCTCAATGCTCTGGCCGATCTGGCTGGCTAAAATGGCGATGAGTTCTTCGTCACCCTGGGTCACGGCCGGCGCCGTGTAGCGGTTGCCCACGAAGACGAACCCGATGCAGCCGTTTTGCGTGAGGATGGGAGAGAGGACAAAATGTTCGGCTTCAAAGATGGCGACGAGTTTCTCCTTGGTTTTTCGGGAAACGTTGATGGAGGAGAAGGTGTGGCTTTCGCCCAGCGCGGTCTTGAAATGCTCGTCCTCAAGCAATTGGGTGAGCATGGTGTCGGCCTGGGGCGCGTCAAACCCGATGGTCACCCGCGGCCTCATGGTCTGGCCCTCCTCGAGAGAAGCGACCAAAACGCGCGTGAAGCCCAGTTCGTCGAACAGGGACGGTTTTAGTTTTTTGTAAATTTCGTTTTCGTTGAGGGCCTGGCTGATCTGGCGCGAGGTGCGCTGCAGGGCGTTGAGGCCGTTGAGGCGCTTGTCGAGTTCTTCGTGGGCCCTGTTGAGCTCCAGGTCCGTGCGGACGATGAGTTTGGCCTGCTCGTCGAGTTCATTGAAAGAGCGCATCAGTTTATTGTGCGCGTTTTGCATTTGCCGGATGGTTTCGTCCTTGCCGGCCATCTGGGCGAGCAGGTATCCGGCGCCGGCCAGGATCGCGATGAGCACCGTGACTAACAGGAGGAATGTTTGCGGCAGGGTGAGCGTGATATCCGCCATAGGTCAGCCGATAGCAACGATCAGGATGGTTTCGTTGTGCATGTGCGTGTTTTTGACATTATCCAGGGACCCGAACGGGGAAATTTCCCCGAAAGCATACATGCCGATAAGAGGAGTCGTGTATCCCAGGACGTCTTTGACCGCCTGTATTTCCAGCCAGGAGCGCCGGCCGAGGATCCTGTGCCTGGC
This sequence is a window from Candidatus Omnitrophota bacterium. Protein-coding genes within it:
- a CDS encoding CTP synthase; translated protein: MSKYIFITGGVVSSLGKGIAAASIGKLLEARGLKAAIIKCDPYLNVDPGTMNPYQHGEVYVTEDGAETDLDLGHYERFSNTVLSKDSNITAGKVYYAVITKERRGDYLGKTVQIIPHITDEIKERIKKVSKGNDVDVTIVEIGGTVGDIESLPFLEAIRQLRWELGEGYALNIHVTLLPYIKSAGEQKTKPTQHSVGRLREIGIIPQILMCRTERPISQDQREKIALFCNVDVEAVIEAIDVKHIYEVPVALKKQKLDELILKKLNIKLPDKGIKSWEEGVVKRLRSPAKEVRIAVVGKYITLQDAYKSIYEALVHGGIANNARVIIVKVDSEELEKHDPKKILKGIQGVLIPGGFGSRGIEGKINAVGYVRENKIPFFGICLGMQIATIEFARNVCDLKNANSTEFDKQTPQPVISLLEEQKQVENMGASMRLGAYPCSLEKGTNSFEAYKTSKISERHRHRYEFNNHYRVQMEEAGLVFAGINPERDLVEIIEIKDHPWFVGCQFHPEFKSKPDAAHPLFREFIAAALKQTKGDK
- the rpe gene encoding ribulose-phosphate 3-epimerase → MKKLIEVSASILAADFAHLADEIKKSEDAGVDRFHVDVMDGHFVPNLTIGPVIVEAVRRHTRLPVEAHLMIEHPWDYIEAYVKAGADIIQIQVECYVDSIDAGKLRADLKKIRSLGKKAHIVINPGTPLITDVLGDCDGVLVMSVNPGYAGQKFMPQALPKIEHLAKTFQGDIGVDGGINGDTAPLCVKAGARVLITASYLYGSKDLKGVVAGLKAL
- a CDS encoding class III signal peptide-containing protein; protein product: MKFTRSKIGQTLRHGSGQTALEYLLLFGIVAAAVLAAFRYLLPQARDSSEGYYNNVTRVIMGEKPDPIDGGWCDYSACPPGVSQKFRTCQCPAPAFGGNDCPGGPGAGQAPCP
- a CDS encoding response regulator, translating into MMRKAKVLVIDDDPDILDVLQLTLNEHYTVFAANNGTEGLELVKAKAPDIIITDYMMPVMNGPEFCRNLRKDILLQHLPVIMLTGKGETKDMVTGIESGADDYLIKPFDPETLLARIRMILKRTSRSLDASPLTHLPGNSSIMEELQNRIDSGKTFAVGYADLDKFKIYNDAYGFERGDELIRTAARVLIDSVRQVCGAEGFVGHIGGDDFVFICDDEKADAVSQKVIDAFDAAVPAFYNEKDRKAEFITGKDRQGNPTRAAFVAISIGIVSNRGQKITHVAQIGEIGAELKKYAKSLDRSNYVRDQRKA
- a CDS encoding GAF domain-containing sensor histidine kinase, with the protein product MADITLTLPQTFLLLVTVLIAILAGAGYLLAQMAGKDETIRQMQNAHNKLMRSFNELDEQAKLIVRTDLELNRAHEELDKRLNGLNALQRTSRQISQALNENEIYKKLKPSLFDELGFTRVLVASLEEGQTMRPRVTIGFDAPQADTMLTQLLEDEHFKTALGESHTFSSINVSRKTKEKLVAIFEAEHFVLSPILTQNGCIGFVFVGNRYTAPAVTQGDEELIAILASQIGQSIENAQLFEKVFRSSQELELKVKERTKQLALALEQVKEISQKKTEFISAVSHELRTPLTSIKGYASILMTGKIGEVPLAVKERLAKINTHSDNLVNLINNLLDIARIESGRVEMKFALHSVRSVVDNIVDLLSPQISGKNIQLNVNIPLAVEEFYVDISQAERIFINLLSNAIKFTPKKGTITVAASSALKRGIITFSVSDTGIGIAEDDLKKLFDEFYRVENEINQSVKGTGLGLALAKNIVEAHHGKIWVNSQPGVGTTFTFTLPASQKAYDDMGGDQQK